The Tubulanus polymorphus chromosome 1, tnTubPoly1.2, whole genome shotgun sequence genome contains a region encoding:
- the LOC141914860 gene encoding LETM1 domain-containing protein 1-like, translated as MSRLFWCSTRKFHRLNSPTRLANRLLQFRFYCQNEIDSKTNKTASSPAAAAPSKSSPQTADSTSKKIEIKSKKKQTFKQFAITKYMSYVTWYIEVFLEKRFPTASNMFKVFKIGIKDFFNDFKEFYKVSVGVWSATPLNTFTWRQLDAYRKMPRDMLKVAPVLLISALPFGPYFIFPIAYFFPRFLLSRQFWTADQERDFTLRTLKHRLHHYRAICNALHVNTETIPKPLQDEFWSILEKLESGQHPSTEEILDLKPMFKAEPFSLDEISLTYSRHLSKSMGMPLFRYKLKEDAIVFAQMDKALLREDWSTISDPELEQLCIARGLSPVSLSREERLNYLKQWTTISQKLDDQSLSLLLHLPCFLTLNHPNHVIYIEPKT; from the exons ATGAGCCGACTATTCTGGTGTTCTACGAGGAAATTTCATCGCTTAAATTCGCCAACCAGACTGGCAAATCGTTTATTACAATTCAG GTTTTACTGTCAAAATGAAATCGATTCGAAAACCAATAAAACAGCATCCTCCCCTGCTGCGGCTGCACCATCAAAATCGTCGCCGCAGACTGCAGATTCTACCTCGAAAAAGATTGAAATAAAGTCGAAGAAGAAGCAAACTTTCAAGCAATTCGCGATTACTAAATACATGTCTTATGTCACTTGGTATATAGAGGTATTCCTCGAAAAACGCTTCCCAACTGCGTCAAATATGTTTAAAGTATTCAAGATCG GaataaaagatttcttcaacgATTTCAAAGAATTCTATAAAGTGTCAGTTGGGGTTTGGTCGGCGACACCGCTGAATACATTTACCTGGCGACAACTTGATGCATATCGCAag ATGCCAAGAGATATGCTGAAAGTTGCCCCAGTTCTACTTATTTCTGCTCTACCTTTCGgaccatatttcattttcccgATTGC ATATTTTTTCCCGAGGTTTCTGCTGTCTCGTCAGTTTTGGACGGCCGATCAGGAACGGGATTTTACGCTGCGTACATTAAAGCACCGGCTTCATCATTATCGCGCAATCTGCAACGCGTTGCACGTTAACACCGAAACCATTCCGAAACCATTGCAAGACGAATTCTGGAGTATCCTAGAAAAG ctCGAAAGCGGTCAACATCCGTCGACAGAAGAGATATTAGATCTTAAACCAATGTTCAAGGCTGAACCTTTCAGCCTCGATGAAATCAGTTTAACTTATTCG AGGCATCTTTCGAAGAGTATGGGTATGCCACTCTTTCGTTACAAGCTGAAAGAAGACGCTATCGTTTTTGCGCAGATGGATAAAGCATTGCTACGGGAAGACTGGTCGACGATATCTGACCCGGAATTAGAACAG CTGTGTATAGCTCGAGGCTTAAGTCCAGTCAGCCTCAGCCGTGAAGAAAGGTTGAACTATCTTAAACAGTGGACCACGATATCACAGAAATTAGACG ACCAGAGTCTTTCTCTACTACTTCATCTACCGTGTTTTCTGACTCTAAACCATCCGAATCACGTGATTTATATCGAGCCAAAAACTTGA
- the LOC141901502 gene encoding uncharacterized protein LOC141901502, producing MPKRRFDEVDVDSCDDEHENVAAAVRCSSISSEPECVSSKEEFDANSDNSNSSAHTNSSTDVPTSNLKVDGGFGGPVKKKRKMVKFQGVTVYYFPRSQGFTCVPSQGGSTLGMENKHSHRQDFTMVSYNKEQKQLHKLILQEHQRQGRIAPKSNLNGSKKPKNGDLSDSDSDLEVDDYYFLQPVPTRQRRILLRQSGIKKIDNVEKEDCRDIRISREFCGCDCKVFCDPETCACSVAGIQCQVDRLSFPCGCTKDGCGNVTGRIEFNPLRVRTHFIHTLMRLELEKKGEGKSPQVTEKPDAFNSNERGSCCDCQNAEVNNVVMRDVQLTSHLDLDMPMSNADFGALHYDEHGSMVQATNAQQNDSLPRVMLFNDANDDGGGEFHQGETAIYDFQKDDSSYSESSDCSSDASCDGQQQQQQQQNQHHHPQRQFQNFADAPVAGVSNNGQLNGARRDYCENSSGMYLPPNDSNTRNTTTTTSSSPSSSASSSSSSQQKYIELNSSSSSSASNSMYKLEPISEILSPIRFNSYPVSENGGLCSTNAWNPNASSGGAGPGFCFAAVKSATTATDNYSRISCATNSDLLHRHNYESYGGGTNGSAPCYEDVATLDIDKVYYDQQQPHGAAANGRVDHVAMETVVSSSTEPTFHELRTSLEAQKTKQTVRRTNMASAFTSGQLQPYCEHSEFVESTMMADDKVGASKTSSTTINGFGGTSGECPVAVAAICDNLENSKEQNSPSNFGEIIKKSIVETVSA from the exons ATGCCGAAAAGAAGGTTCGACGAGGTCGACGTCGATTCGTGCGACGACGAACACGAGAACGTGGCGGCAGCAGTGCGCTGCTCGTCGATTTCGTCGGAGCCCGAATGCGTGTCATCGAAAGAAGAATTCGACGCGAACAGCGataacagcaacagcagcgcGCACACGAACAGCAGCACCGACGTACCGACTTCAAATCTTAAAG TCGATGGAGGTTTCGGCGGGCCGGTGAAGAAGAAGCGAAAGATGGTCAAGTTCCAAGGCGTGACGGTTTACTATTTCCCGCGATCGCAGGGATTCACGTGCGTGCCTAGTCAAGGTGGATCCACATTAG GTATGGAAAATAAGCATTCTCACCGACAGGACTTTACGATGGTCTCGTACAATAAAGAACAGAAACAGCTGCACAAGTTGATTCTACAAGAGCACCAACGACAAGGACGCATCGCGCCGAAATCGAACTTGAACGGATCGAAAAAACCGAAAAACGGCGACTTGAGCGACTCGGACTCCGATTTAGAAGTCGACGATTATTACTTTTTGCAACCGGTGCCGACTAGACAGCGACGTATTTTGCTCCGCCAGTCGGGGATCAAGAAGATCGACAACGTCGAAAAAGAGGACTGCCGCGACATTCGAATATCGCGCGAGTTCTGCGGCTGCGACTGTAAAGTGTTCTGCGACCCAGAGACGTGCGCGTGCAGCGTCGCTGGCATCCAGTGTCAGGTCGATCGGCTGTCGTTCCCGTGTGGCTGCACGAAGGACGGCTGCGGCAACGTGACCGGCCGCATCGAGTTCAACCCGCTGCGCGTGCGCACGCACTTCATACACACGCTCATGCGGCTCGAGCTGGAGAAAAAGGGAGAGGGAAAGTCGCCGCAGGTAACGGAGAAACCGGACGCGTTTAACAGCAACGAGCGCGGCAGCTGTTGCGATTGTCAAAACGCCGAGGTGAACAACGTCGTCATGCGCGACGTTCAGTTGACCAGTCACCTAGACTTAGACATGCCGATGTCGAACGCGGACTTCGGTGCGCTTCACTACGACGAGCACGGTTCGATGGTGCAGGCAACGAACGCGCAACAGAACGATTCGTTGCCGCGTGTCATGTTGTTCAACGACGCGAACGACGACGGCGGCGGCGAGTTCCATCAAGGCGAAACGGCGATCTACGACTTCCAGAAAGACGACAGTTCGTATTCAGAGAGCAGCGACTGTTCGAGCGATGCCTCGTGCGAcggacagcagcagcaacaacaacaacaaaatcagCACCATCATCCGCAGCGGCAGTTTCAGAACTTTGCGGACGCGCCAGTAGCAGGGGTGTCGAATAACGGCCAGTTGAACGGCGCGCGGCGTGATTATTGCGAAAATTCATCAGGTATGTACCTTCCTCCTAACGATAGTAATACGCGTAATACGACGACTACAACGTCATCATCTCCATCATCATcagcgtcgtcgtcgtcgtcgtcgcaaCAGAAATACATCGAGTTAAACTCTTCTTCTTCTTCGTCTGCGTCGAATTCGATGTATAAGTTGGAACCGATATCGGAAATTCTGAGCCCGATACGATTCAATAGTTATCCGGTCTCCGAGAACGGCGGTCTCTGTTCGACAAATGCGTGGAATCCGAACGCCTCGTCGGGCGGCGCCGGCCCCGGGTTTTGTTTCGCGGCGGTGAAGTCAGCGACAACGGCGACCGATAATTACAGTCGGATCTCGTGCGCCACGAATTCGGATTTGTTGCATCGGCATAATTACGAATCGTACGGCGGTGGAACGAACGGCTCGGCTCCGTGTTATGAAGACGTGGCGACTTTGGACATCGATAAAGTCTACTACGATCAACAACAGCCGCACGGCGCGGCGGCGAACGGTCGCGTCGACCACGTCGCGATGGAAACAGTCGTCTCGTCGTCGACCGAACCGACGTTTCACGAATTACGGACTAGTCTCGAGGCGCAGAAGACGAAGCAGACGGTGCGCCGGACGAACATGGCGTCGGCGTTCACTTCCGGTCAGTTACAGCCTTATTGCGAACATTCGGAGTTCGTCGAGTCGACGATGATGGCCGACGACAAGGTGGGCGCGTCGAAGACGTCGTCGACGACGATTAACGGATTCGGCGGTACGAGCGGCGAGTGCCCGGTGGCGGTCGCAGCGATCTGCGACAATCTGGAAAACTCGAAAGAACAAAACAGCCCGTCGAATTTTggagaaataatcaaaaagtcGATCGTGGAGACTGTATCCGCCTAG